GTTCCCGGAGATGGACTCCGTGTACATCACCGTCTCGCCGTCCCGGATGGTCGACGTCGAGCCCTTGGCCGCCTGCACGTGGTAGGTCTTGCCGGACTGCTCGTCGTTGACCGTCTGGTGCAGGTCGCCGATGTCGGTGCCGTCGGAGATGACGTACTTCAGCACCTTCTTCTTGGTGCCGTTGGCCGTCTTCACCTCGACGATGCCCTTGTAGTCGGCGCCCTTCAGCAGCAGCGAGCTGGCGTTCAGGTACCAGGGGTCGTCGGGCAGCGGCACGGTGTTGTCGATGCCGCTCTCCGCGTCCGTGGCGACCGGGCAGTCGTCCGGGTCCGTGGTGGAGCTCGCCGACGGGCTGGCGGTGGCCTCGGCGGCCGCCTCCTTCACCGCGTCGGTGGTGTCCTCGGCCGCCTTGGTCGCCGTGTCGGTCGTGTCCTTCACGGTGTCCTCGACCGTGTCGGTGACCTTCTCGGTGGTGTCCTTGACGGCGTCGGTCGCGTCGTCCTTCGAGTCGTCCGCGGCGTCGTCGGTCGCGGAGGCCGACGGCGTCGGGCTGGCACTCGCGGACGGGGACGCGCTCTCGCCACCCGTGAAGATGCCGGTGATCGCGTCGCCGATCTCGTCCAGCACGTTGCCGCTGCTCTCGGAGGCCGAGGGCGAGGGCGTGGCCGTGCTGCCCGACTGCGCCTCGTTGGAGGCGGACGCGGACGGCGTGGGCGTGGCCTCGTCGTCGGAACCTGAATCCGACGAAGAGCCGCTGCCCGAAGAGCCGCTGTCCGAGGAGTCGCTGTCCGAGGAGTCGGAGGAGCCGGAGTCCTTGGACTCGGAGGCCGAGGGGGTCGGCGTCGCCTCGTCGTCGGAGCCGCTCGCGGACGGCGAGGCCGACGCGGACGCGCCGTCCTCCAGGGCCGCGACACAGTCCTTGTACTCGTCCGCCGTGAGGCTCTTCGCGGCGGGCTGGTCCTCGGCGTTGGCGAGCGTCGGCGTGAATCCCATCCCCATGAGGACCGCCGTCGGCATCGCCGCCAGGGCTATCGCCTTGCCTGCCGGCATGTGGAACCGGGTGAACAGCGGCTTCTTGGGTGCCGCGTGCCGCGGCCCGGTTCTCACACGGGACTCGTCCACATCAGTCCCGTGGGTCACCTCGTCAGCCGGCACTGTGCCTCCCGTTCGCCCCGTTCGCCGGGCTCGTTCCTGACAGATCGTTCGGCTCACCAACGTCGTACGCGTCCTTGGAGAGCGTGGGGACCGCGCCCTGCGGCGCGTCACTCTCCCCCGCACCGGCCTGCGGTACCGTCGGCGCCTCGGGCGCCTCGCCCGGCACCCACGCCACGGCCATCGCTCCGCCGACGAGGGCGAAGAGGAAGCCGATGAGGAAGCCGCCGAGGTTCGAGACCGGGATGGACACCAGGGCCAGCAGGATCGCCGCGACGCCCGCGAAGGTGCGGACGTGCTTCTGGAACCAGAGGCTGACGCCGAGAACGACCAGCAGCACACCGATGATCAGGGATCCCGCGCCCGCGGTGGTGGCCATCGCCAGCGTCAGATGGCCGATCTGGAGGTTCGCGTACGGGAAGTAAGCAATGGGGAGTCCGCCGAGCATGACGAACAGGCCGGCCCAGAACGGCCGGTCACCCCGCCAGCCGCGGAACTTCCGCTTGGCGACCCGGAGGTAGTGCTCATCGTGGCCGGGTACGGCAGGAGTCTCGGCGCTCATGGAAAACAGCTCCCTGTCACGGTGTTGCTGTGGTGGTGAGTTGTGCTTCGTGCGACCGCTTGTGGAGAACGTGCGAACAGCGGCCGGAGAGGGGACGGGCGGGGGTGCCACCGGCTCCCCCGCCCGTCAGCGAGTGCTTAGTAGCACTCCTTGACACCCGTGGCCAGCGACATCTTCAGGCCGCTGAGCTTGAAGGTTCCGGCGGTGGTCGCCCACGCCGTCTGCTTCACACCGGTCAGGGTGACCGAGTCGGCCTGCTGGGCGAACCCGTACGGGTTCGCGGTGTCGCCCTTGGCGATACCCGGGCCCTTGGCCGCGTCCTTGGCCGCGACGCCGATGTCGATGCCACGGAAGGTGGCGTCGGCACTGAGGTCGGCGACGTCGATGTACAGGTTCTCGGCCTCGACCGGGGTGTCGCCACCGCCGGCCTTCAGGATGAGGCTGACGGAACCGAGCAGCGGGATGTCAGGGGTGACAACCGACTGGCACAGGTTCTTGATGGTCGCGGACTTGAAGCCCGACACCGCGACCGGGTGGGCCGTCTTCTGGCCGCTCATCGTGTAACCCGAGTCAATGGCTCCGTACTGGACGAAGCCCTTGCCGTCGAGCTGGTCGGTCGTCACCTTGAACGACTGACCCGACACACTGAACGACGCGGCGAGAGCGCCCTGCGCGAGGGCGACACCTATCGCAGCCGTGGCGGCCACGCTGGGCACCATGACGACGGCGAACCGCTTCCATCTGGTCCCGCCACGCACCTGGGACTCCATATTTCCTCCTTCTCGGACGTACATCTCCTGACCCTGACTGCCCCTGTCGAACAAGACGGCTCAGCCGGGCAGGGATGGGAGAAGTGCTACGTCCTCGGGAAGGGGAGCGCCCGTACTCA
This DNA window, taken from Streptomyces sp. NBC_00663, encodes the following:
- a CDS encoding DUF6230 family protein; protein product: MESQVRGGTRWKRFAVVMVPSVAATAAIGVALAQGALAASFSVSGQSFKVTTDQLDGKGFVQYGAIDSGYTMSGQKTAHPVAVSGFKSATIKNLCQSVVTPDIPLLGSVSLILKAGGGDTPVEAENLYIDVADLSADATFRGIDIGVAAKDAAKGPGIAKGDTANPYGFAQQADSVTLTGVKQTAWATTAGTFKLSGLKMSLATGVKECY
- a CDS encoding DUF6114 domain-containing protein, translated to MSAETPAVPGHDEHYLRVAKRKFRGWRGDRPFWAGLFVMLGGLPIAYFPYANLQIGHLTLAMATTAGAGSLIIGVLLVVLGVSLWFQKHVRTFAGVAAILLALVSIPVSNLGGFLIGFLFALVGGAMAVAWVPGEAPEAPTVPQAGAGESDAPQGAVPTLSKDAYDVGEPNDLSGTSPANGANGRHSAG